The Aquitalea magnusonii region CTGGATGCAGTACTGTCCGGACAACAGTTGAGCAAGGCTGAAGAGGCCACCGCGGCTGCACCGGTAGCCGCTGCTCCAGCTCCGGCATCTGCTCCGGCACCTGCTGCGGCAACGGCAAATGGACCGGACTGGAATGCCCTGCATCAGGCCATTGTCCCCCAGGCTGCCAGCACTGCAGCTGCTGCACCTGCGCCGGCACCGGCACCAACGTCGGCACCGGCAGCAGCCCCGGCCCAGGAACTGATTACCGCCGCAGAGCACCTGCCGGCTGTCAAACAGCCCGCCAAACCGGTTGCCAACAAGCAACCCAGCAGCGCAGGCAATAGCAGCGGCCCGCAAGAAAACACCATCCGTATTGATACGGTGCGTCTGGACATGGTGCTGAACCTGTCTGGCGAAATCGGCCTGACCAAGAACCGCCTGACCACCTTGCGCACGGAAATCCTGCAGGGCAATCGTGACGGCAATACCCTGCGTTCGCTGGATGAAGCCATCAGCCAGTTGGACCTGCTGGTGGGCGACCTGCAAAACGCGGTGATGAAAACCCGCATGCAGCCGATTGGCCGCCTGTTCCAGAAATACCCGCGTTTGGCACGCGACCTGGCCCGCCAGTTGGGCAAGGAAGTCGAACTGGTACTGTCCGGTGAAGAAACCGAACTGGACAAGACCATGATCGAAGACCTCAACGATCCGCTGGTTCACCTGGTGCGCAATGCCGTTGACCATGGTGTCGAGTCGCCGGAAGAACGTATTGCCGCCGGCAAGAAGCCGCAATCGCTGATCCAGCTGACTGCCGAACAGGTGGGCGATCACATCCAGATCGAAATCACCGACGATGGCAAGGGCATGAACCCGGACGCCCTGCGTCGCAAGGCTATCGAAAAAGGCCTGATCGATCAGGAAACCGCCAATGGTCTGGATGAGAAGCAATGCCTGCAGCTGATCTTCATGCCGGGCTTCTCCACCAAGGACCAGATCTCCAGCGTTTCTGGCCGTGGCGTGGGCATGGATGTGGTGCGTACCAATATCCAGAAGCTCAATGGCCGCATCGACATCAACTCGCTACCGGGCGAAGGCACCCGCATCAGCATTTCGCTGCCGCTGACCCTGGCCATTCTGCCGGTGCTGGTGGTTCGTGCCTGCAACCAGCCGTTTGCCGTGCCACTGGCCATGGTGCGCGAAATCATCACCATCGACCCGAACGCCATCCAGGAAGTGTCGGGCAAGCCCACCATCGTGGTGCGTGATGAAATTCTGCCACTGCGCACGCTGGCAGGTCTGCTGGGTTGGGAACCCACCCAGAAACCCTACTTCGGCGTACTGATGCAGTCGGCCGAGAAATCCTTCATCCTCGCCATTGATTCCTTTGTGGGTCGTGACGATGTTGTCATCAAACCGCTGCAGAACATCCGTCCCAAGGGTGTGGCCGGTGCCACCTTGTCTGGCGACGGTTCGGTGGTTCTGGTACTGGACATGGAAGACTTGCTCAGTTCCA contains the following coding sequences:
- a CDS encoding chemotaxis protein CheA, translating into MSDFGGMEELLQDFLMESTDLLSDVDNKLVELEKRPEDKALLNDIFRGFHTIKGGAGFLNVGPMVNLCHRTENLFDKLRNGELHITPEVMDVILDATGIVRDMFGTLGQGLMVADADPDVLNALDAVLSGQQLSKAEEATAAAPVAAAPAPASAPAPAAATANGPDWNALHQAIVPQAASTAAAAPAPAPAPTSAPAAAPAQELITAAEHLPAVKQPAKPVANKQPSSAGNSSGPQENTIRIDTVRLDMVLNLSGEIGLTKNRLTTLRTEILQGNRDGNTLRSLDEAISQLDLLVGDLQNAVMKTRMQPIGRLFQKYPRLARDLARQLGKEVELVLSGEETELDKTMIEDLNDPLVHLVRNAVDHGVESPEERIAAGKKPQSLIQLTAEQVGDHIQIEITDDGKGMNPDALRRKAIEKGLIDQETANGLDEKQCLQLIFMPGFSTKDQISSVSGRGVGMDVVRTNIQKLNGRIDINSLPGEGTRISISLPLTLAILPVLVVRACNQPFAVPLAMVREIITIDPNAIQEVSGKPTIVVRDEILPLRTLAGLLGWEPTQKPYFGVLMQSAEKSFILAIDSFVGRDDVVIKPLQNIRPKGVAGATLSGDGSVVLVLDMEDLLSSSDGTNGQVRTSELISA